One window of the Zea mays cultivar B73 chromosome 3, Zm-B73-REFERENCE-NAM-5.0, whole genome shotgun sequence genome contains the following:
- the LOC100283936 gene encoding Acyl-coenzyme A oxidase 4, peroxisomal: protein MAGKRVTGRDGQDEGGAKAGLPAMDISLAFPQATPASIFPPSASDYYQSDDLLTSEERSIRMKVRGIMEKEIAPIMSAYWEKAEFPFNAIPKLASLGVAGGTIKGYGCPGLSITASAVTMSEIARVDASCSTFILVHSSLAMVTIALCGSEAQKQKYLPSLAQLTTVGCWALTEPNYGSDASSLRTIATKAPGGWHIDGQKRWIGNSTFADVLVVLARNADTQQLNGFIVRKGAPGLKATKIENKIGLRMVQNGDIVLNKVFVPDEDRLPGINSFQDISKVLAISRIMVAWQPVGISMGVFDMCHRYLKERKQFGVPLAAFQLNQEKLARMLGNVQSMVLVGWRLCKLYESGKMTPGHASLGKAWNSRTAREVVSLGRELLGGNGILADFLVAKAFCDLEPIYSYEGTYDINSLVTGREVTGIASFRPAAPAKARL, encoded by the exons ATGGCCGGCAAACGAG TTACGGGCCGCGATGGGCAAGACGAGGGCGGCGCCAAGGCCGGGCTCCCGGCGATGGACATCTCCCTCGCGTTCCCGCAGGCCACGCCTGCCTCCATTTTCCCGCCGTCCG CTTCGGATTATTACCAGTCTGATGATTTGCTGACCAGTGAAGAGCGCTCTATCAGGATGAAGGTCAGGGGTATTATGGAAAAAGAAATTGCTCCCATTATGTCAGCG TACTGGGAAAAGGCAGAGTTTCCATTTAATGCCATTCCTAAACTTGCAAGCCTTGGTGTTGCTGGTGGTACAATAAAG GGTTATGGGTGCCCAGGACTTTCCATTACTGCCAGTGCTGTTACTATGTCAGAAATTGCACGGGTAGATGCAAGCTGTTCCACATTTATACTGGTGCACTCCTCTCTTGCGATGGTGACAATAG CTCTTTGTGGATCCGAGGCTCAGAAGCAGAAGTACTTGCCATCCCTTGCTCAACTTACTACTGTTGGCTGTTGG GCTTTGACAGAGCCAAACTATGGAAGTGATGCGAGCTCCTTGAGAACTATAGCGACCAAG gcacctggtgggtggcacatagATGGTCAAAAACGCTGGATCGGTAACAGTACTTTCGCCGATGTGCTCGTCGTGTTAGCCAGGAATGCAGACACACAACAGCTAAATGG GTTCATTGTGCGGAAAGGAGCTCCTGGCCTGAAAGCTACAAAGATCGAGAACAAAATTGGCCTCAGGATGGTTCAGAACGGTGACATAGTTTTGAACAAGGTGTTCGTCCCTGACGAAGACCGGTTGCCAGGCATCAACTCGTTTCAGGACATCAGCAAG GTGCTCGCCATTTCACGCATTATGGTGGCATGGCAACCGGTTGGCATATCAATGGGGGTCTTCGACATGTGCCACCG GTATCTGAAAGAAAGGAAGCAGTTCGGAGTCCCTCTGGCGGCGTTTCAGCTGAACCAAGAGAAGCTCGCCCGGATGCTCGGTAACGTCCAGTCGATGGTCCTCGTCGGCTGGCGTCTCTGCAAGCTCTACGAGTCGGGGAAAATGACGCCGGGCCACGCTAGCCTAGGGAAG gcttggaactccaggacggcCCGCGAGGTGGTCTCCCTTGGCCGAGAGCTGCTGGGTGGGAACGGGATTTTGGCCGACTTCCTTGTAGCCAAG GCGTTCTGCGACCTGGAGCCCATCTACTCGTACGAGGGCACGTACGACATCAACAGCCTGGTGACCGGCAGGGAGGTCACCGGGATCGCGAGCTTCAGGCCCGCCGCGCCAGCGAAAGCCCGGCTGTGA